In a genomic window of Xylophilus rhododendri:
- a CDS encoding acyclic terpene utilization AtuA family protein: MSPAPRPALLIGCAAGFSGDRTDAAGPVVSTLIARLAAGPAGQRAFLIFETLAERTLALAQLRRRVDPEAGYEPLLDAMLRPVLRRCLQHGIRIVGNFGAANPEAAARHVLRLARELGLQAPRVAVVHGDDARGTAAMALLEGEIGGRVNTQAVVSANAYIGAEPIAAALDAGADVVVCGRVADPSLAVGPAMSHFGWAANDWQRLGRATMVGHLLECGTQVTGGYFADPGYKDVPGLANLGYPIAEIDAEGRCTIGKADGTGGYVTEQTVKEQLLYEVHDPAAYLTPDVTADISDATVRQVGPDRVALEGVTGHARTSHYKVNVCHEGGWLAEGEISYAGPRAEARARLAAEVLRQRLPRLQLRADLIGVSSIFGDDGGQLLSAQAAGDGRDVRLRVAAAHANRAEAEKLLHEVTALYTCGPAGGGGVRTTITSRLNTVSCLLPRDVVPTGFSFVTEAA, translated from the coding sequence ATGTCCCCTGCCCCACGGCCCGCGCTGCTGATCGGCTGCGCCGCCGGCTTCTCGGGCGACCGCACCGATGCCGCCGGCCCGGTGGTCAGCACCCTGATCGCCCGCCTGGCCGCCGGCCCCGCCGGCCAGCGCGCCTTCCTGATCTTCGAAACCCTGGCCGAACGCACCCTGGCCCTGGCCCAGCTGCGCCGCCGCGTCGATCCCGAGGCCGGCTACGAACCCCTGCTCGACGCCATGCTGCGGCCGGTGCTGCGGCGCTGCCTGCAGCACGGCATCCGCATCGTGGGCAACTTCGGCGCGGCCAACCCCGAGGCCGCCGCCCGCCATGTGCTGCGGCTGGCCCGGGAGCTGGGCCTGCAAGCGCCGCGCGTGGCCGTGGTGCACGGCGACGATGCGCGGGGCACGGCCGCCATGGCCCTGCTCGAAGGCGAGATCGGCGGCCGGGTGAACACGCAGGCGGTGGTCAGCGCCAATGCCTATATAGGCGCCGAGCCGATCGCCGCGGCGCTGGACGCCGGCGCCGATGTGGTGGTGTGCGGGCGGGTGGCCGATCCCTCCCTGGCGGTGGGCCCGGCCATGTCGCATTTCGGCTGGGCCGCCAACGACTGGCAGCGCCTGGGCCGCGCCACCATGGTCGGCCATCTGCTGGAATGCGGCACGCAGGTCACCGGCGGCTATTTCGCCGACCCGGGCTACAAGGATGTGCCGGGCCTGGCCAACCTCGGCTACCCCATCGCCGAGATCGACGCCGAGGGCCGCTGCACCATCGGCAAGGCCGATGGCACCGGCGGCTATGTGACCGAGCAGACGGTGAAGGAACAGCTGCTCTACGAGGTGCACGACCCGGCGGCCTATCTCACGCCGGACGTGACGGCCGACATCTCGGACGCCACCGTGCGCCAGGTCGGCCCCGACCGGGTGGCGCTGGAAGGCGTGACCGGCCATGCCCGCACCAGCCACTACAAGGTCAATGTCTGCCACGAAGGCGGCTGGTTGGCCGAGGGCGAGATCTCCTATGCCGGCCCGCGCGCCGAGGCCCGCGCCCGGCTGGCGGCCGAGGTGCTGCGCCAGCGCCTGCCGCGGCTGCAGCTGCGCGCGGATTTGATCGGTGTGTCCAGCATCTTCGGGGACGACGGCGGCCAGCTGCTGTCCGCCCAGGCGGCGGGCGACGGGCGCGATGTGCGCCTGCGTGTGGCCGCTGCCCACGCCAACCGCGCGGAGGCCGAGAAGCTGCTGCATGAAGTCACCGCGCTCTACACCTGCGGACCGGCCGGCGGCGGCGGGGTGCGCACCACCATCACCTCGCGGCTCAACACCGTGTCCTGCCTGTTGCCGCGCGATGTGGTGCCGACCGGCTTCTCCTTCGTCACGGAGGCCGCATGA
- a CDS encoding LysR family transcriptional regulator has translation MHKAQPDLSTRQLRAFLALADRRHFTRAAEACHLSQPAFSALIRALETSLNTRLFDRNTRSVQLTPEGRLFEPSARRLLADVADALQDLDDQVERRRGRVHMAALPSLAAGWLPPVLAEFHQRWPGVELELSDRLSDACLDLVRGGQADFALASADARGAEAMGLHLHPLHADRFHLVCRADHPLAGGRRPSLRRIAEHPFVHMTRNSSVRQALEAALHPLTMKTVLEVEQLATVTGLVEAGLGISIVPELTLYQFRRPGLVARPLALAHTRAVYLVRRREGSLSVAAQTLHDLVISRLGSLARG, from the coding sequence ATGCACAAGGCCCAGCCCGATCTCTCCACCCGCCAGCTGCGCGCCTTCCTGGCCCTGGCCGACCGCCGGCATTTCACCCGCGCGGCCGAGGCCTGCCACCTGTCGCAGCCGGCCTTCAGCGCGCTGATCCGGGCGCTGGAGACATCGCTGAACACCCGCCTGTTCGACCGTAACACCCGCAGCGTGCAGCTCACGCCGGAAGGCCGGCTCTTCGAGCCTTCGGCGCGCCGCCTGCTGGCCGATGTGGCCGATGCGCTGCAGGACCTGGACGACCAGGTCGAGCGCCGGCGCGGCCGGGTGCACATGGCCGCGCTGCCCTCGCTGGCGGCCGGCTGGCTGCCGCCGGTGCTGGCCGAGTTCCACCAGCGCTGGCCCGGCGTGGAGCTGGAGCTGAGCGACCGCCTGTCCGATGCCTGCCTGGACCTGGTGCGCGGCGGCCAGGCCGACTTCGCCCTGGCCTCGGCCGACGCGCGCGGCGCCGAGGCCATGGGCCTGCACCTCCATCCGCTGCATGCCGACCGTTTCCACCTGGTCTGCCGCGCCGACCATCCCCTGGCCGGCGGCCGCCGCCCCAGCCTGCGGCGCATCGCCGAACACCCCTTCGTGCACATGACCCGCAACAGCAGCGTCCGCCAGGCCCTGGAAGCCGCCCTGCATCCGCTGACGATGAAGACAGTGCTGGAAGTGGAGCAGCTCGCCACCGTCACCGGCCTGGTGGAGGCGGGGCTGGGCATCAGCATCGTGCCGGAACTCACGCTCTACCAGTTCCGCCGTCCCGGCCTGGTGGCGCGGCCGTTGGCGTTGGCGCACACGCGGGCGGTCTACCTGGTGCGGCGGCGCGAGGGCAGCCTGTCGGTGGCGGCGCAGACCCTGCACGATCTGGTGATCAGCCGGCTGGGCAGCCTGGCGCGGGGTTGA
- a CDS encoding helix-turn-helix transcriptional regulator: MPPESILLDQIYAAALGDADWSTVLAGLRERTGSRFAVLMSLDAATLATSVHAVATDDQANLHSMVGAYTGEFHRSDPTPALVAQWGRGRWFLDHEVLTRRTPRHSAYYEDFLKPHGSDNWAGLFLERCAAQNTFLSFVGCEDRPLDPAAQRGIDVLSGHMARALALGRRLGALQLQSALSTRLLDALDGALFLLDESGRLLLDNAAGRAMAAQLGPALCFAGGMLRIATPGWNRAAWDAARASGVLRLPRRDGRPLHLFLTPVPAHAQLAQPWQRPLVLLSAASETAPELRLQRLRAIHGLTEAEAQLALQLHVDGLGPEECALLRGVSLNTVRTQIKSIHLKLGVKRLSAAARHILSL; encoded by the coding sequence ATGCCGCCTGAATCGATCCTGCTCGACCAGATCTACGCCGCCGCGCTGGGCGACGCGGACTGGTCGACCGTGCTGGCCGGCCTGCGTGAACGCACCGGCAGCCGGTTCGCGGTGCTGATGTCGCTCGATGCGGCCACGCTGGCGACCTCGGTGCATGCCGTCGCCACCGACGACCAGGCCAATCTGCACAGCATGGTCGGTGCCTATACAGGCGAATTCCACCGCAGCGATCCCACACCCGCGCTGGTGGCGCAATGGGGCCGGGGCCGCTGGTTCCTCGACCACGAAGTGCTGACCCGGCGCACGCCGCGGCACAGCGCCTACTACGAGGACTTCCTCAAGCCGCATGGCAGCGACAACTGGGCCGGCCTGTTCCTGGAGCGTTGCGCGGCGCAAAACACCTTCCTCAGCTTCGTCGGCTGCGAGGACCGGCCGCTGGACCCGGCGGCGCAGCGCGGCATCGACGTCCTGTCCGGCCACATGGCGCGCGCCCTGGCGCTGGGCCGCCGGCTGGGCGCGCTGCAGCTGCAGTCGGCCCTCTCCACCCGCCTGCTGGATGCCCTCGACGGCGCGCTCTTCCTGCTCGACGAGTCCGGCCGGCTGCTGCTCGACAACGCCGCCGGCCGGGCCATGGCCGCGCAGCTCGGCCCCGCCCTGTGTTTTGCCGGCGGCATGCTGCGCATCGCCACGCCCGGCTGGAACCGGGCGGCCTGGGATGCCGCACGCGCCAGCGGCGTGCTGCGGCTGCCGCGCCGGGACGGCCGACCGCTGCACCTGTTCCTCACCCCGGTGCCGGCGCATGCCCAGCTGGCGCAGCCCTGGCAACGGCCGCTGGTGCTGCTGTCGGCGGCGAGCGAAACGGCGCCCGAGCTGCGACTGCAGCGTCTGCGCGCCATCCACGGCCTGACCGAGGCGGAGGCGCAGCTGGCCCTGCAGCTGCATGTCGACGGCCTGGGGCCCGAGGAATGCGCGCTGCTGCGCGGCGTGAGCCTGAACACCGTGCGCACCCAGATCAAGTCCATCCACCTGAAGCTGGGCGTGAAACGCCTCTCGGCGGCGGCGCGGCACATTCTTTCGCTTTGA
- a CDS encoding sorbitol dehydrogenase family protein, which yields MSEANKASALSRREMLIGGVIVGGAVVLASPLRSIAAAAGQGRQAQDLAEFLHLSQLLINHRLVAGVGERIQAFLVKQHADGAEQVRALIAIAEKKQAKVVEDFFGDIPAGPAEDLAHWIIFAWYTGASSAKPDATVFAFEEALAFQTTIDVVTIPSYGISGPDRWSQVTIPLVPMPVF from the coding sequence GTGAGTGAAGCAAACAAGGCATCCGCGCTGTCCCGGCGCGAGATGCTGATCGGCGGTGTCATCGTCGGCGGTGCCGTGGTCCTGGCATCGCCGCTGCGGTCGATCGCCGCGGCGGCCGGGCAGGGCCGGCAGGCGCAGGACCTGGCGGAGTTCCTGCACCTCTCGCAGCTGCTGATCAACCACCGTCTGGTGGCGGGCGTGGGCGAGCGCATCCAGGCTTTTCTCGTCAAACAGCATGCCGACGGCGCCGAGCAAGTGAGGGCGCTGATCGCCATCGCCGAGAAGAAGCAGGCCAAGGTGGTCGAGGACTTCTTCGGCGACATCCCCGCCGGCCCCGCGGAGGATCTGGCCCACTGGATCATCTTCGCCTGGTACACCGGCGCCTCCTCGGCCAAACCGGACGCCACAGTCTTCGCCTTCGAGGAGGCGCTGGCCTTCCAGACCACCATCGACGTGGTCACGATTCCCTCCTACGGCATCTCCGGCCCCGACCGGTGGAGCCAGGTCACGATCCCGCTCGTGCCCATGCCCGTCTTCTGA
- a CDS encoding GMC family oxidoreductase — translation MSQKKQSADVVIVGTGVVGLVIAEQLLDAGIPVLMLEAGPRVERAEVVENFRNLPLSMKGSASSCYPPRPWAPHPMPTKKPEDAYLQLSGPDSYDQSYIRYAGGSTWHWAGTSWRLTPEDMRLKSLYGVGRDWLFDYDTLEPYYTRVEHKLGICGPSDRAQQWPQTGARSQPYPMPALPFSPGETRFTEAVASLGLHNFPVAQARNSGMPYDDRPACCANNNCVPVCPIGAKYDGATALRRLEAKGARIVYDAVVYRVESGAGNRIEAVHYFDPNKKSHRVGGKQFVIACNGLETPKLLLMSADERNPRGIANGSDQVGRNMMDHPQLTMTMELDEPFWSGVGPVVNSGIMETSQGDFRSRHAGAYFRYNNFGRTRFVVFEALKKGLVGKALDEEIRRMTACSADVVLAHEILPDANNRLTLSDKKDWLGLPRPHIHYDVGDYVRRSAEEYSVPLGKKIAAAMGAKSYKISPKFNQSKHIMGGTIMGADRADSVVDADCRTHDHENLYLPGGGAMPSTACGNSTITMTALAFRAADALQRQMKGA, via the coding sequence ATGAGTCAAAAGAAACAAAGCGCCGACGTGGTGATCGTCGGCACGGGTGTCGTCGGCCTGGTGATCGCCGAGCAGCTGCTCGATGCCGGCATCCCCGTGCTGATGCTGGAAGCCGGCCCGCGCGTGGAACGCGCCGAGGTCGTGGAGAACTTCCGCAACCTGCCGCTGTCGATGAAGGGCAGCGCCTCTTCCTGCTACCCGCCGCGCCCCTGGGCGCCGCATCCGATGCCGACCAAGAAGCCCGAGGACGCCTACCTCCAGCTGAGCGGCCCGGACTCCTACGACCAGTCCTATATCCGCTACGCCGGCGGCTCAACCTGGCACTGGGCCGGCACCAGCTGGCGGCTGACGCCCGAGGACATGCGCCTGAAGTCGCTCTACGGCGTGGGCCGCGACTGGCTGTTCGACTACGACACGCTGGAGCCCTACTACACCCGCGTCGAGCACAAGCTGGGCATCTGCGGCCCTTCGGACCGCGCCCAACAATGGCCGCAGACCGGCGCCCGCTCGCAGCCCTATCCCATGCCGGCGCTGCCCTTCAGCCCGGGCGAGACGCGATTCACCGAGGCCGTGGCCTCGCTCGGCCTGCACAACTTCCCCGTCGCCCAGGCCCGCAACAGCGGCATGCCCTACGACGACCGGCCGGCCTGCTGCGCCAACAACAACTGCGTGCCGGTCTGCCCGATCGGCGCCAAGTACGACGGCGCCACCGCGCTGCGCCGGCTCGAAGCCAAGGGCGCACGCATCGTCTATGACGCGGTGGTCTACCGCGTGGAATCGGGCGCCGGCAACCGCATCGAGGCGGTGCATTACTTCGATCCGAACAAGAAGAGCCACCGCGTGGGCGGCAAGCAGTTCGTCATCGCCTGCAACGGGCTGGAGACACCCAAGCTGCTGCTGATGTCCGCCGACGAGCGCAACCCGCGCGGCATTGCCAACGGCTCCGACCAGGTCGGCCGCAACATGATGGACCACCCCCAGCTCACCATGACCATGGAGCTGGACGAGCCCTTCTGGTCCGGCGTCGGCCCGGTGGTCAACAGCGGCATCATGGAAACCTCGCAGGGCGATTTCCGCTCCCGCCATGCCGGCGCCTACTTCCGCTACAACAACTTCGGCCGCACCCGCTTCGTCGTCTTCGAGGCGCTGAAGAAGGGCCTGGTCGGCAAGGCGCTGGACGAGGAGATCCGCCGCATGACCGCCTGCAGCGCCGACGTGGTGCTGGCCCACGAGATCCTGCCGGATGCGAACAACCGCCTGACCCTGTCCGACAAGAAGGACTGGCTGGGCCTGCCCCGGCCGCACATCCACTACGACGTGGGCGACTATGTGCGCCGCTCGGCCGAGGAATACTCGGTGCCGCTGGGCAAGAAGATCGCCGCGGCCATGGGTGCGAAGAGCTACAAGATCAGCCCCAAGTTCAACCAGAGCAAACACATCATGGGCGGCACCATCATGGGCGCCGACCGGGCCGATTCGGTGGTCGATGCCGACTGCCGCACCCACGACCACGAGAACCTCTACCTGCCCGGAGGCGGCGCCATGCCCAGCACCGCCTGCGGCAACAGCACCATCACCATGACGGCACTGGCCTTCCGTGCGGCCGATGCGCTGCAGCGGCAGATGAAGGGGGCTTGA
- a CDS encoding cytochrome c codes for MGFRLKTRLLGAALGLMALAPAFAQTTFPDELVKRGKYLATASDCIACHTAHHGQPMAGGLVIDSPVGKIVATNITPSKQFGIGAYTEQQFADALRKGVRADGANLYPAMPYTAYANLHDEDVKALYAYFMQGVAAVDKPTEPTSLPFPMNIRASMKAWNALFLQSEPQKDAPEFSIDLNRGRYLVEGAAHCSTCHTPRGFLMQEQGGQKMAGALVGAWYAPNITPDKVSGIGSWSRDELVAYLKTGRLEGKAQAAGSMAEAITNSFSHMTDADLHAMAAYILQLPPVANAADAQGGKSRFEQGQAGNGLSGLRGDNYAAGMKSKSVGAQLFSANCASCHGYNAQGTRDGYYPSLFHNSATAGANATNLIATILYGVDRETAEGHVFMPPFGSQVNAVTKLSNGDVAHLANYILQEHGNGGLKKVSAADVQTVRAGGPRSPLITLARFGMGVGVLVLLVLGFWLLRRRSRQ; via the coding sequence ATGGGCTTCCGACTCAAGACCCGCCTGCTCGGCGCTGCGCTGGGCCTGATGGCCCTGGCACCCGCATTCGCCCAGACCACCTTTCCCGACGAGCTGGTCAAGCGCGGCAAGTACCTGGCCACCGCCTCGGACTGCATCGCCTGCCACACCGCCCACCATGGCCAGCCCATGGCCGGCGGCCTGGTGATCGACTCGCCGGTCGGCAAGATCGTCGCCACCAACATCACGCCGTCGAAGCAGTTCGGCATCGGCGCCTATACCGAGCAGCAGTTCGCCGACGCCCTGCGCAAGGGCGTGCGTGCCGACGGCGCCAACCTCTACCCGGCGATGCCCTACACGGCCTACGCCAACCTGCACGACGAGGACGTGAAGGCGCTCTACGCCTACTTCATGCAGGGCGTGGCGGCGGTGGACAAACCCACCGAGCCGACCAGCCTGCCGTTCCCGATGAACATCCGCGCCTCGATGAAGGCCTGGAACGCGCTCTTCCTGCAGAGCGAGCCGCAGAAGGACGCGCCCGAATTCTCGATCGACCTCAACCGCGGCCGCTACCTGGTCGAGGGCGCCGCCCACTGCAGCACCTGCCACACCCCGCGCGGCTTCCTGATGCAGGAGCAGGGCGGGCAGAAGATGGCCGGCGCCCTGGTCGGCGCCTGGTACGCGCCCAACATCACCCCGGACAAGGTCAGCGGCATCGGCAGCTGGAGCCGGGACGAACTGGTCGCCTACCTCAAGACCGGCCGCCTCGAAGGCAAGGCGCAGGCCGCCGGCAGCATGGCCGAAGCCATCACCAACAGCTTCAGCCACATGACGGACGCCGACCTGCACGCCATGGCGGCCTACATCCTGCAGCTGCCGCCGGTCGCCAACGCGGCCGACGCCCAGGGCGGCAAGAGCCGCTTCGAGCAGGGCCAGGCCGGCAACGGGCTGAGTGGCTTGCGGGGTGACAACTACGCAGCCGGCATGAAGAGCAAGTCGGTCGGCGCCCAGCTGTTCTCGGCCAACTGCGCCTCCTGCCACGGCTACAACGCCCAGGGCACACGCGACGGCTACTACCCGAGCCTGTTCCACAACTCGGCCACGGCCGGCGCCAACGCTACGAACCTGATCGCCACCATCCTCTACGGCGTGGACCGCGAGACGGCCGAAGGCCATGTCTTCATGCCGCCCTTCGGCAGCCAGGTCAATGCGGTGACCAAGCTCAGCAACGGCGACGTGGCCCACCTGGCCAACTACATCCTGCAGGAGCATGGCAACGGCGGCCTGAAGAAGGTCAGCGCAGCGGATGTGCAGACGGTGCGCGCCGGCGGCCCGCGCTCGCCGCTGATCACGCTGGCGCGTTTCGGCATGGGCGTCGGCGTGCTGGTGCTGCTGGTCCTGGGTTTCTGGCTGCTGCGCCGCCGAAGCCGGCAGTAG
- a CDS encoding DUF2721 domain-containing protein translates to MLSIHADTSHVIQLAVGPAFMLAAIGGTLTILSNRLARINDRTHKRREDRETADADSKSDEAKRQDIDTELDTLNRRARIINAAMTAGASCAIVVCLLIGSLFMANELEIDFDRPVALLFIVAMLTLIATYVLMLVEIFVAQHSINPT, encoded by the coding sequence ATGCTCTCGATCCACGCCGACACCTCCCACGTCATCCAGCTGGCCGTCGGCCCCGCCTTCATGCTGGCGGCCATCGGCGGCACGCTCACCATCCTCAGCAACCGGCTGGCGCGCATCAACGACCGCACCCACAAGCGCCGGGAGGACCGCGAGACGGCCGACGCCGACAGCAAGTCCGACGAAGCCAAGCGCCAGGACATCGACACCGAGCTCGACACCCTCAACCGCCGCGCCCGCATCATCAACGCGGCCATGACGGCCGGCGCCTCCTGCGCCATCGTGGTCTGCCTGCTGATCGGCTCGCTCTTCATGGCCAACGAACTCGAGATCGACTTCGACCGTCCGGTGGCCCTGCTCTTCATCGTCGCGATGCTCACGCTGATCGCCACCTATGTGCTGATGCTGGTGGAGATATTCGTGGCCCAGCACAGCATCAACCCCACCTGA
- a CDS encoding DMT family transporter codes for MIVSSLLFAVMGVCVKKGSLAFTSAELVFWRGIISMVVIGLLARAQGVSLKTRHGKLHASRSLVGGFSMGTWFYCMAAVPLAGAMTLNYLSSVWVALFLVGAGFVAYLGGGRESEGRMLLGQLALLATVVAGFSGVVMILRPSADPQSLIPTLSGLLSGLLAAFAYLQVVALSRVGEPEIRVVFYYAVASAVLGALWMLFTGISEWHWSNAIWLLLIGFCSAFAQLSLTRAYGSARSHVETLVVANLQYFGILFAVMFGMWFLGEQIDALGWTGIAIVIGSSVAATLIRDRMFPKAPVEEH; via the coding sequence ATGATCGTCTCGTCGTTGCTGTTCGCCGTCATGGGCGTGTGTGTCAAGAAGGGCTCGCTGGCCTTCACCAGTGCCGAGCTGGTGTTCTGGCGAGGCATCATCAGCATGGTGGTCATCGGCCTGCTGGCCCGCGCCCAGGGCGTGAGCCTGAAGACCCGCCACGGCAAGCTGCATGCGTCGCGCAGCCTGGTCGGCGGCTTCTCCATGGGCACCTGGTTCTACTGCATGGCCGCCGTGCCGCTGGCCGGGGCGATGACCCTCAACTACCTCAGCAGCGTCTGGGTGGCGCTGTTCCTGGTCGGCGCCGGCTTCGTGGCCTACCTGGGCGGCGGGCGGGAGAGCGAGGGCCGCATGCTGCTCGGCCAGCTGGCGCTGCTGGCCACGGTGGTGGCGGGCTTTTCCGGGGTGGTGATGATCCTGCGGCCCTCGGCCGATCCGCAGTCGCTGATCCCCACGCTCAGCGGCCTGCTGTCCGGGCTGCTGGCGGCTTTCGCCTACCTGCAGGTGGTGGCGCTGTCGCGGGTGGGGGAGCCGGAGATCCGGGTGGTCTTCTATTACGCCGTGGCCTCCGCCGTGCTGGGGGCCTTGTGGATGCTGTTCACCGGCATCTCCGAATGGCACTGGTCGAACGCGATCTGGCTGCTGCTGATCGGCTTCTGCTCGGCCTTCGCCCAGCTCTCGCTGACCCGGGCCTACGGTTCGGCCCGCTCCCATGTCGAAACGCTGGTCGTGGCCAACCTGCAGTACTTCGGCATCCTCTTCGCGGTGATGTTCGGCATGTGGTTCCTGGGCGAGCAGATCGACGCGCTGGGCTGGACCGGCATCGCCATCGTGATCGGCAGCAGCGTCGCGGCCACACTCATCCGCGACCGGATGTTCCCGAAGGCTCCTGTCGAAGAGCACTGA
- a CDS encoding class II fumarate hydratase: protein MTPGTRIEHDAFGPVEVPAERYWGAQTQRALAVFTIGTEYFPPCLLHAFGLQKMAAARANLRCGALDAERADAIERAAAELSRGRFDADFPLTIWQTGSGTQTNMNANEVVANRANELLGQPRGGKSPVHPNDHVNASQSSNDSFPTVMHIAATLEIQQRLLPALAVLRDSLADRTQAFRGVVKIARTHLMDAVPMTVDQAFDAFTRQVDLGMERVAGTLPRLRVLPQGGTAAGTGLNAPPGFDTAFCEELSRLTATAFVPNPSKFEGMGVHDALVEASGALNTLASSLIKMANDLRLLGSGPRCGLGELRIPDDGLTSSIMPGKRNPTIAEVLVQAGLQVMGNHVTVTMANASGNFELNVAKPLLIHNLLQSIRVLADAVRVFALRLVAGLELNHERLAANVENALLAVTVLNPVLGYDRVAAIVREALASNRGPREAAVSLGLISAEDYDRHVDAAAMAAPHGLSALRQEPSGTSGRG, encoded by the coding sequence ATGACGCCCGGCACCCGCATCGAACACGACGCATTCGGCCCGGTCGAAGTACCGGCCGAGCGCTACTGGGGCGCGCAGACCCAGCGCGCGCTGGCGGTCTTCACCATCGGCACCGAGTATTTCCCGCCCTGCCTGCTGCACGCCTTCGGCCTGCAGAAGATGGCGGCCGCGCGCGCCAACCTGCGCTGCGGCGCGCTGGACGCCGAACGCGCCGACGCGATCGAGCGCGCCGCCGCCGAACTCAGCCGGGGCCGCTTCGATGCGGACTTCCCCCTCACCATCTGGCAGACCGGATCCGGCACGCAGACGAACATGAACGCCAACGAGGTCGTGGCCAACCGAGCCAACGAGCTGCTGGGCCAGCCGCGCGGCGGCAAAAGCCCGGTGCATCCGAACGACCATGTGAACGCCTCGCAGTCGTCCAACGACAGTTTCCCGACCGTGATGCATATCGCCGCCACGCTGGAAATCCAGCAGCGCCTGCTGCCGGCGCTGGCCGTGCTGCGCGACAGCCTGGCGGACCGCACCCAGGCCTTTCGCGGCGTGGTGAAGATCGCCCGCACCCACTTGATGGATGCGGTGCCGATGACGGTGGACCAGGCCTTCGACGCCTTCACCCGCCAGGTCGACCTCGGCATGGAACGGGTGGCCGGCACCCTGCCCCGGCTGAGGGTGCTGCCGCAGGGCGGCACCGCGGCCGGCACCGGGCTGAACGCGCCGCCGGGCTTCGACACCGCCTTCTGCGAGGAACTGAGCCGGCTGACCGCGACCGCCTTCGTGCCCAATCCGAGCAAGTTCGAAGGCATGGGCGTGCACGACGCGCTGGTGGAGGCCTCGGGCGCCCTCAACACCCTGGCCAGCTCGCTCATCAAGATGGCCAACGACCTGCGCCTGCTGGGCTCCGGCCCGCGCTGCGGCCTGGGCGAGCTGCGCATCCCGGACGACGGCCTGACCTCTTCCATCATGCCGGGCAAACGCAATCCGACCATCGCCGAGGTGCTGGTGCAGGCGGGGCTGCAGGTGATGGGCAACCATGTCACCGTCACCATGGCCAATGCCAGCGGCAATTTCGAGCTGAACGTGGCCAAGCCGCTGCTGATCCACAACCTGCTGCAGTCGATCCGGGTGCTGGCCGATGCGGTGCGGGTGTTCGCCCTGCGCCTGGTGGCCGGGCTGGAGCTGAACCACGAACGGCTGGCCGCCAACGTGGAGAACGCGCTGCTGGCGGTGACCGTGCTCAATCCGGTGCTGGGCTACGACCGGGTGGCCGCTATCGTGCGGGAAGCGCTGGCTTCCAACCGCGGTCCGCGGGAAGCAGCGGTCTCGCTGGGCCTCATCAGCGCAGAGGACTACGATCGCCATGTGGATGCCGCGGCCATGGCCGCGCCGCATGGCCTCAGTGCTCTTCGACAGGAGCCTTCGGGAACATCCGGTCGCGGATGA
- a CDS encoding tripartite tricarboxylate transporter substrate-binding protein: MLHTRRTLALTLAAGIAALAAPAMSRAQAWPTRPISWIVPFAAGGPTDALARDIADHTGRQLGQTILIDNAAGAGGTIGSTKAARAAPDGYTFLVGHMGYMGAAPALYKKLAYDPVKDFEPVLRMPDTPLVLLVSTRSPYGSAAELIAYAKQNPGKLNFGNAGVGSTSHLVAALFASRAGIRITQVAYKGAGPAMNDLIAGQVDAMFDQTNTALPQVGARLKAIGLTSEKEMSQFPGVPTLGATVLPGFETSTWFGLYAPRGTPKEIVSKMSDAYLKALEDKAWTQKMAAQGIRLLPTADASATALGQHTASEVERWKKVAAEAHISLD, translated from the coding sequence ATGCTGCACACAAGACGCACCCTGGCCCTCACCCTCGCCGCCGGCATCGCCGCCCTGGCCGCACCCGCGATGTCCCGGGCCCAGGCCTGGCCGACCCGGCCGATCAGCTGGATCGTGCCCTTCGCCGCCGGCGGCCCCACCGACGCCCTGGCCCGCGACATCGCCGACCACACCGGCCGCCAGCTCGGCCAGACCATCCTGATCGACAACGCGGCCGGTGCCGGCGGCACCATAGGCTCGACCAAGGCGGCCCGCGCCGCGCCGGACGGCTACACCTTCCTGGTCGGCCACATGGGCTACATGGGCGCGGCGCCCGCCCTCTACAAGAAACTGGCCTACGACCCGGTGAAGGACTTCGAGCCGGTGCTGCGCATGCCCGATACGCCGCTGGTGCTGCTGGTCAGCACCAGGTCGCCTTACGGCTCGGCGGCCGAGCTGATCGCCTATGCCAAGCAGAACCCGGGCAAGCTCAATTTCGGCAATGCCGGCGTGGGCTCCACCTCGCACCTGGTGGCGGCGCTGTTCGCCAGCCGGGCCGGCATCCGCATCACCCAGGTGGCCTACAAGGGCGCGGGCCCGGCGATGAACGACCTGATCGCCGGCCAGGTCGATGCCATGTTCGACCAGACCAACACCGCGCTGCCCCAGGTCGGTGCCCGGCTCAAGGCCATCGGCCTGACCTCCGAGAAGGAGATGAGCCAGTTCCCCGGCGTGCCCACGCTGGGCGCCACGGTGCTGCCGGGTTTCGAGACCTCCACCTGGTTCGGCCTGTACGCGCCCAGGGGCACGCCCAAGGAGATCGTCTCGAAGATGTCCGACGCCTACCTGAAGGCGCTGGAAGACAAGGCCTGGACCCAGAAGATGGCCGCCCAGGGCATCCGCCTGCTGCCCACGGCGGACGCTTCCGCCACGGCGCTGGGCCAGCACACGGCCTCCGAGGTGGAGCGCTGGAAGAAGGTCGCCGCCGAAGCCCACATCAGCCTCGACTGA